The DNA segment TCCGCATCGCCGCGGCCCAGCTCTTGAAAAAGGTCGAGCGTTGCTGCCGATACGCGGACAGTGCGTCTCTTAGACCCTTTGCCGAAGAGGTGAATCTGGCCTCCGTCATCGAATGCCTCGATGTCTTTCCAACGGATAACCGCGATCTCTGAGACCCTGCAACCCAGCAGGTAACTCCCCTTAATCAAGGCGTAGTCGCGTTGGGCGTTGGGGTCCAGATGAGCTGCTCGGGTAATGGCTGCCATCAAGAGCCCGAACTGCTCTGTAGTCAGCGGCCTGGTGCTCTTATCAGCGTGGAGAAGTACACGTGGCGGCATTGGATTACGCGGCACCCCTGTGACCGCTGAGCGGCTTGGTTCAGCCGCCCATCGGTACAGGGAGCTGATTGCAGCAATCCGGCGGTTGAACGTCCGGGGCTTCATGAGACCGGCCTCTACTTGTTCCCGCAGGAGGGACACCCAGTCCTGACAAAAAGCAGGGTTTATTTCCCGCAGATGCAGGTAGGGGTGGTTGCGCTCTCGCCAGCGACAGAACTCACGGATCTCAAAGCGATAGCCGCCTTGTGTCGCCTTTCTGCCGGTGCGACTGCATTGACTGATGAACCGCTTGATCAGCAGGGCATCGCCCCACACAGCAGCACCAGCCTGAGCGGCATCAAAAAGACGGGAGACATAAGCAAGCGCCTCCGCCTTATCCATGCCGTCCAAAACAGGCGGCAGATTTTTGCGAACGGTTTTGCGAATGGCCCCATTTTGGGCCTCCGTCTTAAAACCGAGATCGGTTGCAGTGGAATGTTTGAGGGGGGCTTCCACCCCCAAGCAGTCATTTGGGTGATAAGGCTGACTTCACCCCATCTCCCTTAAAGGGTCAGGCAGCAACAGGGGCTGCTTGACGGGAGAAACGAACGATGTTGTTCGCAGTTACGGGTTTGCTCTCACCGAGCAGGCTTCAGTCACCCTCCTCATGCCCCGTCGAAACCATTGCAGCCCCGTGAGGGGGAATGGAGCTGAGCGGAATCGAACCGCTGTCCGAAACACTGGTGTGGATCACCTAGTCCGACGAAGCCGGACCCTGTCATTCTGACAGGAGTGGTGACCTGGAGCACAAGGCCTTGGGTCGAACAAACCGGCTATCCGCTGTGGCAGTTGTGCCACAAGGCCTGGAAGCAGCCGCTGGCGAAGAACTCAGCGCCCTTGGCGCGCATACCGCGAAAGCTGGCAGACGTGCCGTCAGCTTCCAGGCGGACATGGCCTGTCTCTACCGGCTGCACCTCCAGGCTCGACTGCCCTTTCGTCTGTTGCGACAGGTGGCAAGCTTCCCCTGCCAGGGCCGGGATGACCTCTACGACGGAATCCGCCAGGCCCTCGACTGGGAGCGTTGGCTGCATCCCTCGATGACCTTCCGCGTGGATGTAACCGGAACGGCACCAGGGCTGAACCACAGCCATTTCACTGCTTTGCAGGTCAAAAATGCCCTTGTGGATGCTCAACGGGATCTCTGGGGAGAGCGTTCCTCGATCGATCTCGACGACCCCGACCTCTCCTTGCACCTCCACCTCGGCCGCGGAGAAGCACAGCTGAGTCTTGATGGCAGTGGCGGCAGCCTGCATCGCCGCGGCTACAGGGCCGCTATGGGTGCCGCACCCTTGAAGGAGAACCTGGCCGCTGGGCTGATTCGCTTGACGGGCTGGGATGGAAGCGAGCCCCTCGTAGACCCCTGCTGCGGGTCTGGTGTGCTGCTGATCGAAGCGGCTCTGGCAGCCTTACAACAAGCACCGGGATTGGAGCGCCGCTTTGCCCTCGAGGGCTGGGCTGATTTCCAGACCGACCTGTGGGACAAGGAAGTCGATCGGGCTCGGCAACGCCGTAGGGGAGACCTCACACTTCCCCCGCTTTTGGGGATTGAGACAGATCCCACCATTGCCGATCAGGCCCGCGCCAACGTTGAGGCCGCCGGGCTGAGTGGAGTCATCCGCATCTGCACCGGATCATTCCAAGCCGAAGCGCTACCTGACGGCCCGGGGGTGTTGGTGTGCAACCCGCCCTACGGCCAGCGCATCGGTGACGAACAGGAGCTTGATGCGCTGTATAGCGCCCTGGGGCAATTCGTTCGACAGGAAGCTTCCGGCTGGCAACTCTGGCTGCTGAGTGGCAATCCAAAGCTCACCGGTGCGCTGCGGCTTAAAGCATCACGCCGGATTCCTGTAAGCAATGGCGGCATCGATTGCCGCTGGCTTCAATACGAGATTCGCTGAAAACGCTTGCTCCAATCCGCAACAAGCAGCGAACCATTGACCAAAAGATCCCCAGATGCAGAGACCTGCGTGGTGTAGAGGGCAGCAGGGACAAGCATCGAAAGATTCCGCTCCCAAGACGCATACAGCTCGCGATGAATGGATTGAGCGATTGCCTCTGGAGCCAAAAAGTATTTATTTCGACACTGCTCAAGCCTTCGCGGGTTCGAGCTCCTCTTTTGCTTACGCACAGCCAGCTGCCGTGCTGTATCTGAAAAATTGCAGTGCACTGTGTTGACAAGAATGCGCTTGAAACGCCTGAAAAATGGACGTTGGAGATAAAATCGCATCATCAGATCATTTTCCGAAGCAACCTGCAAACTGGCAAACGAGCGCTTTCCCTGCTTTGAAGCCATGCGCTTTTTTTCAACATTTTTGCCAAGCCGAATCGCCCTCAATGCTTCACGCATTTTCAAGGAGCGTGGATAGCAAGAAGGATCGATACCAAGCAACACCTGATACAGGTCGACATGCAGCAGCACAAAGCGAGGCAACGATTCCTCAAGCGTCAGCGACTTGACATGCCTGGCCTGAAAAAATGACTTCTTCCGAAGAGCTTTCTTGAAATCCGGATATCCAACATAAGTCTTGTCTTTACAAGATTTTCTAAAGCAAGACTGATAATCAGCACCAAACAAAGGCAAGTTCTCTTTGTAGGCCGCCTGAAGGATCGAAGACTTTCCCGATCCACAAGGACCAGCAACAATCATCAATGTGTCGGCATCAGGCTCGAGGCGATGCTTAGCTTTCTTCGACCCGAAAAAAGAGCCAGTTTCTAAGCGACCAAAAGTTTTAAACAGCCCCAAATATCCACGGCCCGAACATTAAGACGAGATTAACGCAGCCTTAAGCATTTGCGAAAGCGTTTAAACCCGGCCCATCACGGCGCGCACTGTTTTCATCAACCCCTCCAGCGTCTGCGGCAGGAACGGACCCTTCAACACCTGGCCCCCGATCCGCAAGCTGATGCCCGCCAGTACCAGATTGACCACGGAAAGGGTCAACAGTGCACGCATCCAATCCAGATCCCACTGGGCCTGAATCCAAAGCAGCAACGATGCCTCGCCCGCCAGCAATGTCAGAAACATGGCGGTGCCGCCAATGGCGAGGAACAAGCCACCGCTGATCAGTCGGCGTTTTTCTCGATCCACTTCCTGCAGAGCAATCCGCACATGCAGATCCATCACTGACGCCGCCAGTGCTGTCACCCGAGCTGCCGCTCCAAATCCGCGGGGAGAGTTCTGATCGGCCATCAGGAACGCCGCCCCCCGCGAAGCATGCCGCCGAGCAGCAAACCAACGCCAAAGGCAACACCCACAGCCAGCAGCGGTCGCTGGCGCACAGGCGCCTCGATCTTCGGCCGAAGGGTGCTGTTCAACTCATCCAGCAGCTGTTCCAGTTGCTCTTCGAGCGGATCCAGGCTGTCGGCCCAGTCGCGACTTCGATCAGTGGCGCTGTGGAGAAGTTCCTCCAGTTGCTCCCGAACCCCTTGGGGCGTCAGGCCTGTGTTCTGTTCGATCAACCGAACCAACTCATCCACACTCCCCCGGGTGGCTTCAAGGGTGTGCTCAGCAAGATCCGGCCAGCGCTCCTGAATCGTCGGCAGCAGGCTTTCGAACCGCTCACGGAAGTGATGCTCGAATCTGCCGTTGGATTGCGGCGATGGCGAGGCCATAAGACCGTTGGCAGGACGCTTTAGAAGGGTAGGGAGACTGAAGGCTGAGGGAAAGTCTTTGCAGCGATACGCCCTCCTGCGTCACACCGGAGCACCGGACGACCCCTCTGGTTGCCATTTCGATCTGCTGCTGGAGGACGGGCCCAATTGCCGAACTTGGCGGCTGGCCACAGTGCCGCAGCTCAACGCAGAGGCCCAACCAGCGGTTCCGCTTCCGGCTCATCGAAAGGTCTGGCTGGAACCACGCAGTGCTGCCGTTTCAGGCAATCGGGGCTGGGCTGAACGGATCCATGCCGGCAGCTACAGCGGCGTACTCCCCAAGGCCACGGATGCAGACGTGACCCTGCAGCTCGAGGGCGATCTTCAGGGCTGCCTGCGCATCGCAGCTGGGCGCTGCTCCTTATCGAACCCTTGAGCTTTTCGTGGGTTCCGCTAGTTTCGGCCTGCTGACAGCCCCGGATCCTGTTGGTTCATATCAATCAGGTTGGGCTGACGCACTTCAAATCGTTCGGCGGAGCGATGACGATCCCTCTCGAGGAGGGATTCACCGTCGTGACCGGACCCAATGGCTCCGGCAAGAGCAACATCCTCGACGGTGTTCTGTTCTGCCTGGGCCTGGCCACCAGCCGTGGCATGCGGGCTGACCGCCTGCCAGACCTGGTCAACAGCGGCATGCTCAAGGCCGGCAAAGCCGCTGAAACAACCGTCAGCGTCCGCTTTGATCTCAGCGACTGGACACCTGATGCCGCCGAGGAAGGCCTGGAGGCACCGGCGGAGGGGCCCTGGATTCAACCGGGGCAAAAAGAATGGACGGTGACCCGTAAACTGCGGGTGATGCCGGGGGGCTCCTACAGCTCCAGCTACAGCGCCGACGGGGTGACCTGCAACCTGCAGCAGCTGCAGACTCAACTGCGCCGACTCCGGATTGATCCCGAGGGCAGCAACGTGGTGATGCAGGGGGACGTCACCCGCATCGTTTCGATGAGCAACCGCGACCGCCGCGGCCTGATCGATGAACTGGCCGGTGTTGCCCTGTTCGACACCCGGATCGAACAGACCCGCCGCAAACTTGATGACGTGCAGGAGCGCCAGGAGCGCTGCCGAATCATTGAGCAGGAACTGCTGGCCAGCCGCCAACGGCTCGAGAAGGACTGCGCCAAGGCCCGGCAGTACCAGGAGCTCAGGGAACGGCTGCAACTGGGGCGCCGCCAGGAAATGGTGCTGGCCTACGAAGCCGCCCAGCAGGCCCTCAAGGATCTGGCCAAACGCCAACAGGCGCTGGAAGCCCAGGAGCAGAGAGACGCCGCGGCCATCGCAAGCGGCCGGGAGCAGCTGAACAAAGCTGTAGCCGAACTGGAGCAGCTCCAGGAGCAAGTGAAGGCCCTGGGGGAAGACCAGCTGCTGGCGGTTCAGGCGGAACTGGCTGGCCTCGACACCAGCAGCCGCGAACTGGAGCGACAGGCCAGCCTCCACCAGGAGGAAGGACAGAAACTGCAGGCGCAGCGCCATGACCTCGCCACCCGTCGCCAGCAGTGGCAGCTGCAATCACGGGAGCTGGAGCGAGATCCCCATCAGGACGCCCTGAGCACCGCAGACGACAGTTGCAAAGCCGCTGAAGCGGCGGTGGAGATATCCCGTCGCCGGCTGGCGGATGTGGCGGGCCGCTCCGGCGCCTGGGTGGAGGAACAGAAGCGCCGCAGCGGTCGCCGGCAGGAGTTGCAAAGCAGCGTCGCTCCCTTATTGGAGGAACAGCAGCAGTTGCAGGAACGGCTGCGCCAGGAACGGGAACGGCTGGAGGAGCTCACCCAGGAGCAGCAGCAGGACGGCGCCGATGGCGACGCCGTGCAGCAACAGCTCGCAACCCTGGAAGAGACCTGGCAAACCCTGCTGCAAGCCATTGCCGATGGCAAACAGGAGCTTCAGCAGACCGCCGAATCCCTGGCCATCCAACAGCGCACCCGCAGCCGACTGGAACAGGAGCAGACCCGTTTGGAACGGGAGATCGCTCGCCTGGAGAGCCGGCGAGATGCCCTTCAGGAAAGCCGCGGCACCGGCGCCCTGCGCCTGCTGCTGGAGGCCGGCCTTGATGGCATCCACGGCCCTGTGGCCCAGCTGGGGGAGGTGGACGATCGTCATCGCCTCGCCCTGGAAGTGGCCGCAGGGGCCCGTCTCGGCCAGGTGGTGGTCGACGACGACCGCATTGCCGCCCGCGCCATCGAACTGCTCAAGAGCCGCCGTGCCGGCCGGCTCACCTTCCTGCCCCTGAACAAGATCCGCGCTCCTGGTGGCGGGGGCTCTTCGGCCGCCTTTGCCCGGGGAGCACGCCCAGGTGGGGACAGCGGCGCTGGACTGATCGGCCGGGCCGTGGAACTGGTGCGGTTCGAGCCCGTCTACGACCAGGTGTTCGCCTACGTCTTCGGGGACACCTTGGTGTTCTCCGACCTGGCCAGCGCCCGCCAACAGCTGGGCCGTTCCAGAGCGGTGACCCTGGACGGGGAGCTGCTTGAGAAGAGCGGCGCCATGACCGGCGGCAGCTTCTCCCAGCGCAGCAGCAGCCTGAGCTTCGGCCGCAGCAGCGATCAGGACGAAGCCGAACCCCTGCGGAGGCGCCTGCTGGAACTGGGGGAATCCCTTGTGGCCTGCCGGCGGGAGGAGTCGAAGCTGGCGCAACTGATCGAGCAGCAGAAACCCCAGCTGCGCGAACTGGAAAAGCAACAGGCGGCCTTGATCGCCGAGCGCAATGCCGCGCGGCGCAACCACGGCCCCCTGCTGGAGCGCAGCCGCCAGCGGGCCGAACGGCTCAGCAGATTGCAGCAGGACCAGACCGAGCAACAGCAGCGGCTCGAAGCCATCAGCGCTGCACTCACCCCACTCACCGCGGAGCTCAAGGCCTTGGATGAGGCGGAGCGCAACAGCGGCAACAACGACGATGCCGCCGCCTGGGCCCAACTGCAAACGGAACAGGAAGCCGCCGACCAACGGCTGGAGGCAGCCCGCAGCGAACGCGACCAGCTGCTGAATGCCCGCCGTGAACGGCAGCTGGCGATTGAACGAATGGGTGACCAGGAGAAGGCCCTGGCCGACGAAGAAGCCCGATTGCAGGAGGCTGTGAAGGCCCTCGCCAGCGCCCATGGAGCCTGGCGCCAGCAGCAGAGCGACCTCCAGGACAAGCGGAAACAGCTCGAGCAGCAGCAGACCGACCTTCAGGAGCGCTTCGGCAGCCAGCGCCGGGCCAGAGATGCCGCAGAAGCCGAGGTGGGCCGCCAGCGTCAGGCCCTGCAGCAGGCCGAATGGAACCTGGAGCGGCTCAAGGAAGACCGCGAGGGATTGATCGAGGAGCAGCGCAGCGGTGCGGTGCGCCTGCAGGAGATGGAGCAGGCCCTGCCGGACCCAAGGCCAGAGATCCCAGATTCCTTGCGCCTGGCGGGCCTGGAGGTGTTGCAGAGCGATCTGCAGGCCATCCAGCAACGCATGGAAGCGCTGGAGCCCGTGAACATGCTGGCGCTGGAGGAACTGGAGGCCCTCGAAGAGCGGCTCAACGAACTGAATGAACGGCTCGAGGTGCTCAACAACGAGCGGGAGGAGCTGCTGCTGCGGATCGAAACCGTGGCAACCCTGCGCCAGGACGCCTTCATGGAGGCCTTCACTGCCGTGGATGGCCATTTCCGCGAAATCTTCGCCTCGCTTTCCGATGGTGATGGTCACCTGCAACTGGAGAACCCGGAGGAGCCCCTGGAAGGTGGCCTCACCCTGGTGGCCCATCCCAAGGGCAAAACAGTGCGGCGCCTGGCCTCGATGTCGGGTGGGGAGAAATCACTCACCGCCCTGAGCTTCCTGTTTGCCTTGCAGCGCTTCCGGCCGTCGCCCTTCTATGCCCTCGACGAGGTGGACAGCTTCCTCGACGGCGTGAATGTGGAGCGTCTCGCAGCCCTGATCGCCCGTCAGGCCGAGGCAGCCCAGTTCATGGTGGTCA comes from the Synechococcus sp. A15-62 genome and includes:
- a CDS encoding tyrosine-type recombinase/integrase, which gives rise to MEAPLKHSTATDLGFKTEAQNGAIRKTVRKNLPPVLDGMDKAEALAYVSRLFDAAQAGAAVWGDALLIKRFISQCSRTGRKATQGGYRFEIREFCRWRERNHPYLHLREINPAFCQDWVSLLREQVEAGLMKPRTFNRRIAAISSLYRWAAEPSRSAVTGVPRNPMPPRVLLHADKSTRPLTTEQFGLLMAAITRAAHLDPNAQRDYALIKGSYLLGCRVSEIAVIRWKDIEAFDDGGQIHLFGKGSKRRTVRVSAATLDLFQELGRGDAEAFVFPSPRGEGHLTRQAIGDVCRKWGRAAGFHVHPHQLRHSHATHAVQRGVDVFTLQATLGHSSSATTGHYVAESNDGLGC
- a CDS encoding class I SAM-dependent RNA methyltransferase, whose translation is MGRTNRLSAVAVVPQGLEAAAGEELSALGAHTAKAGRRAVSFQADMACLYRLHLQARLPFRLLRQVASFPCQGRDDLYDGIRQALDWERWLHPSMTFRVDVTGTAPGLNHSHFTALQVKNALVDAQRDLWGERSSIDLDDPDLSLHLHLGRGEAQLSLDGSGGSLHRRGYRAAMGAAPLKENLAAGLIRLTGWDGSEPLVDPCCGSGVLLIEAALAALQQAPGLERRFALEGWADFQTDLWDKEVDRARQRRRGDLTLPPLLGIETDPTIADQARANVEAAGLSGVIRICTGSFQAEALPDGPGVLVCNPPYGQRIGDEQELDALYSALGQFVRQEASGWQLWLLSGNPKLTGALRLKASRRIPVSNGGIDCRWLQYEIR
- a CDS encoding phage holin family protein; translated protein: MADQNSPRGFGAAARVTALAASVMDLHVRIALQEVDREKRRLISGGLFLAIGGTAMFLTLLAGEASLLLWIQAQWDLDWMRALLTLSVVNLVLAGISLRIGGQVLKGPFLPQTLEGLMKTVRAVMGRV
- the smc gene encoding chromosome segregation protein SMC, coding for MVHINQVGLTHFKSFGGAMTIPLEEGFTVVTGPNGSGKSNILDGVLFCLGLATSRGMRADRLPDLVNSGMLKAGKAAETTVSVRFDLSDWTPDAAEEGLEAPAEGPWIQPGQKEWTVTRKLRVMPGGSYSSSYSADGVTCNLQQLQTQLRRLRIDPEGSNVVMQGDVTRIVSMSNRDRRGLIDELAGVALFDTRIEQTRRKLDDVQERQERCRIIEQELLASRQRLEKDCAKARQYQELRERLQLGRRQEMVLAYEAAQQALKDLAKRQQALEAQEQRDAAAIASGREQLNKAVAELEQLQEQVKALGEDQLLAVQAELAGLDTSSRELERQASLHQEEGQKLQAQRHDLATRRQQWQLQSRELERDPHQDALSTADDSCKAAEAAVEISRRRLADVAGRSGAWVEEQKRRSGRRQELQSSVAPLLEEQQQLQERLRQERERLEELTQEQQQDGADGDAVQQQLATLEETWQTLLQAIADGKQELQQTAESLAIQQRTRSRLEQEQTRLEREIARLESRRDALQESRGTGALRLLLEAGLDGIHGPVAQLGEVDDRHRLALEVAAGARLGQVVVDDDRIAARAIELLKSRRAGRLTFLPLNKIRAPGGGGSSAAFARGARPGGDSGAGLIGRAVELVRFEPVYDQVFAYVFGDTLVFSDLASARQQLGRSRAVTLDGELLEKSGAMTGGSFSQRSSSLSFGRSSDQDEAEPLRRRLLELGESLVACRREESKLAQLIEQQKPQLRELEKQQAALIAERNAARRNHGPLLERSRQRAERLSRLQQDQTEQQQRLEAISAALTPLTAELKALDEAERNSGNNDDAAAWAQLQTEQEAADQRLEAARSERDQLLNARRERQLAIERMGDQEKALADEEARLQEAVKALASAHGAWRQQQSDLQDKRKQLEQQQTDLQERFGSQRRARDAAEAEVGRQRQALQQAEWNLERLKEDREGLIEEQRSGAVRLQEMEQALPDPRPEIPDSLRLAGLEVLQSDLQAIQQRMEALEPVNMLALEELEALEERLNELNERLEVLNNEREELLLRIETVATLRQDAFMEAFTAVDGHFREIFASLSDGDGHLQLENPEEPLEGGLTLVAHPKGKTVRRLASMSGGEKSLTALSFLFALQRFRPSPFYALDEVDSFLDGVNVERLAALIARQAEAAQFMVVSHRRPMIGAAQRTIGVTQARGAHTQVVGLPDAA
- a CDS encoding DUF883 family protein, which produces MASPSPQSNGRFEHHFRERFESLLPTIQERWPDLAEHTLEATRGSVDELVRLIEQNTGLTPQGVREQLEELLHSATDRSRDWADSLDPLEEQLEQLLDELNSTLRPKIEAPVRQRPLLAVGVAFGVGLLLGGMLRGGRRS